The Lolium rigidum isolate FL_2022 chromosome 1, APGP_CSIRO_Lrig_0.1, whole genome shotgun sequence region GTGATCATCTACGAGCACATTGTCTCACAGATCCCCGTGTACAAGGGGTCCATGCCGGGGCGCGCGACcgtcttggaccgcaaaagagaacgcggccacgaccagctcttcaccgactacttccaactcaaggcattgttcacgccggccatgtttcgtcgtcgttttcggatgtccagaccgttgttccgccgcataatggatggcgtcaagctctacgacgactacaatgctacaaacaacaatgatgaaggaaatcctgaagcctagagcatttgtatcgtttttacattttatttaaataatACTTTGTCATTGATTACGTGGACAGTAAACTTATGTAATAAATCTTGAGCATTTGaacttatttatatattttttataatttattatgtttttATAGTGAATTTAGAGGAAAATAGCTACTATACGGCGCCGCAACCTaaatctgccgcgttgggcgcagtgcgtgacccaaacggacacgcggacgtggGGCTCCGTCcgtgcggccacccaaacggtccaaaacggacggcccagcgcgtccgtttgggtcgccgcgttggagatgccttgAGAGTGAGACATGTTTCTTTAAATTCGTCTGCTTCTTGCTTCTGCTCTTGTTGAAGGAATCCTATCCTTGAGACATGTTTCTAGGAAAATTTCGCTTGAGAAAATCTAAAGATGTGAACTCTGCTCTGTTTTGTTTTCGTTGTACGTGCTGGATTTAGCGCAGAATAATATGTTTCCCAAGTTCTTTTCCTGCTGAGGTCTGATACATTCACAAGCAATTGTCTGAAACCTTTGTGCGATTGGGTCGTCATCCTTGCTTATCACCTCAGTGCCTCATAGATCAGTCTGATCACGTCGCGTTATCGTATCTTATCACTACAGCTTTTATATAGATCGGTTTGATCGTGTCTGGAGCACAGGAATTTAACCTGAACTTTATACGGTTCAGCTAAATTTGTACAGAAACTGAGCGATGCTTGTAAAACTGAACTTGTGATTAGAAAGGTACAGTACTAGTTAGGTTATGAGACCTCTGCTCCCTTTTTAAAAATCTTAACTGTCCAAGGACACCTCATCTAGCCTCAAATTTTGTTACAAACCGCTTACAGTTCCATCATGGTAAACTGCACATGTTGGGAAGCTAGTTGCCATTTAAACGGGCAGCTAAAAATGTCTGACAAGTATCTTGCCTAATATTTAACATCCGGGTTCCCCTCGACATTTCCGTATTGAGAATGGGAAGCAGCAATCAGGGCAGCTCCGATCCCCGGACCTTCATCTGCGTGTTTGACGACTACTGACTTAGACAACTCCTCTCCTACCAGTTCACTTAGAGTAGTTGCcaagcacttgctgaacttggcatagtgTTCGAACATTCCTCCATCAATGGCGATGACTGACCGACGCTTGTCGATGGAGCCATCTCTCCCAAGCTTCTTGAGGATCCCTGTAAGGCCTGCTGCAGCCAACCGGGCTGCCCTTCTTGTGATAATGTCAATAATTTTGACGACCATTTCCCGCGTCTCTAAGGATGTGCCTGCAATCTGGAGGTATGCATAGCATGTCGCTTTAATGTGTGCATAAGAAAAAAACTATACGATGTTTTAATGATGACTGCCGTGCAATGATCACAAAGTGAGCATAcccctagggtttcttccagttttTGTGCCACAATCTTCAGATCAGGTGTTTCATCATGATGCATTGCAGAAATATGTGGAGTCCTGCATACAACATAAAGCCAGACTTATCCTCCCATGTAAGCTTGAAGTTGGCAGCATTTGCTACACTGAACGGTATGTATGATTAGAAGATTAAAGCTTCTGATAATTAACAAGAACATGCATTTTAATATAATCATGAATTCCAGATCATTAATAAGAGAACATTCATTACACACATCAGAATATCAACTGCGAAAAAGCTAGCCAAACAACGTACCGCAGATGGAAATGAGTTTTGAGCTTAGTATGGTCAATTTCACCAAAAATTGCAGATTGCAGGGACAGTTTAAGCAATACCCTCCTTACTATTTCACCTAAATACATTCCTGAGGTTAACTTCTCGTAGATCTGAAAGAACCAAAATATAGCTCAGTTAATGCCGAACAAACAACATGAACAGACAGAATGTAAAAGAAACTTGCCTGCTCCCCCGGATTTAAGCTTTCCTTATCTAATGCTTGATCGTATTCAGTGACTGGAAGATGGCATGAATAGAAGTTACCCCATTCCATATTAATCACCTGATATATATGACAAAACGTAGTACAAATGTAACttagaaaaataataaaatagtCCAAAAGAAGTCAGCACAAATTCTTTGAGTACTACTAGGTTTGAAGTGTATGACCTTTAAACCTCACCATATCCCCTGACTCCGGCAGCTCTCCTTCCCATTTTGGTATAGCATTTGCCTTCTCAACATAGGCAGCATTTGTACCAGTACCAAATATCACACCAGCAATAACATCTTTATCATAGTATCTGGCTCCAGCCAATGTCCCAACAGCGTCATTGATCTATTTCACCAACGGATCTCTCAGAATGAGATTCCTTTTATGAGATTACAAGTAGATTATACTCTAATTTAGGGATAGTGCAATATAAGAACTTATTGACACTCACCAGTGCAGCCACATGTATGTCTACACCTTTCTTCTCCATAGCCGTTTGCAGCTTAACCGCTACATCTTCACCCACCTGATTTGAGAGATATGTTAACCCTTTTGAAGATTATGTTATAGACAGTTAAATATTTGATTTTTATGATGCTGCTTTTGTCTAACAAAACATATTTTCTAGTGTAATTCCTAGATTTCATTATCCAATACGGTTTATAATTAATCAACTGAAAATGTAAGACTCCAAAGAGTGATATTATTGGCAACATTCATATATCATATAATGTACAAATATGCTGTATTTGCGAGCATAAGAAATTCTTACAGCATCTTCTATACAAAATGCCTTTGTCCACTTGACAAGGGTGCCCGATGCAATAGAGTGTTGCCTCACTGGGAAAGAAAATGTGAATCCTAGTTCTCGTTTCTTCCCAGTTGAAAAGCTATTACCCTTATCTTCATCCGCAACAAACTTGGCTAATTCAGAAGCAATGAAACCAAACAATTCCTGCACATTAAATAATGAATATAGCCAAAGAATGAATCAAATACATAATAACATCAAATCAATGCTAAGTTGGTGAATTCAGCTTATAAACGTACCGAGGAGCTCCCTGACATCAAATGTGGTGGAATGGCGACTGCTCTGGACTCACGGTTAGCAATACGCTGATCGTTACCACCTAGTTGCACCTTCAAGACGCGGAAGTTTGTCCCTCCTAGGTCCAATCCATAGAACAAACCTTCCTCTCTCCTAAATTTAGTAACAGAAAAGTAAGCGGGCTAATAATTCTAAAGGTCCATTtcgaaaaataattctaaaggtgTGCAAAGGTCAAGCATACAATTGCCCGTTGAAATGAGCAACCGCAATCATTAAAGTTATCTAGTGGCTGAACTGAAGCCTGATAACAAATGGATGGCATTTTAGTGCGATGAACATGATCAGGAGTTATCATTTCTATTTCGTTTAAGTCCGGCATCCATGGGTCACGTCAAATGATCATCTTATTATGTTTTACTATAATGCTATGAACATGATAGGGAGCCATATTTCTAATTCCTAATCACCGGCTAGTATTTTTCATCCATTAACGGGCGCCCTTGCATATGTATTATCCCTGAATTCATATGAGCATAGTCTCTGCTCTAACATCTACTCCATCAACACATTCAAGTTTAAAACAACAGCCTGTTAACCCTTACTAAGATGTGAGAACGAGCACACAAAGTAGTGGTATGTTTACAGTAAATACATTGAAGTGTATGAACTTTTCAGGCTTTGCCCTGAGCAGGCATTCAGACAAGTAAACAGGGAGTGAAGAACTGAACGTATATGTAGGAAGTACGAACCCAGTGGGGAGCTTGTCAACGTAGGAGAGCAGCATCTTGACCCTGCTGCCACCCTCCTTCTCCAGTCCCGCGCGCATCTCGTCGGCCATCTCCGTCGCCACGTCGCGCAGCAGTGACGCCGGCGTCGCGCACCTCTCTCGGAGGTCCGCCACCACCTGCTCCGCCATTGCTGAAACACCAAGCAGATCGAGGGACAAAGGGAAGCCTCGATCCAAGAACTGAAACCGCAGGAAGATCGAGAGCTAGCTCGGGAAAGATGAGGGGAGAAATGTGGAATTTGGCAAGCCGACGCCGACCAGAGGAGAAAGGGGAGGGAATATGTTTAGAAAACAACACTGGTATAGTCGATCAGGATGGTGGAGAGGCACGTGAAATTTGGCTGGGAGCGCTCATCTTCTCGGGATCGATCCATCAGCTCGGTGGAGGGGAAAGGGCGGGGTGGTATGGTGCCGCCTCGTGTCGTGCGTTCCTGTGTGCTCTTTGTTCTGCTCCTACCTCTTTGCATCGGGAGCTGCACTGTGCAGGTGCATGGTCGGATTATTTATGCGTCACCCGGAATAGAATCGGCGTCACCTCGGCATGGAGGGGaaagaaagagttggcggagatgaAGTGTTTTTATTTATGCGTCGTCACACAATTTTCGTTGAAAAATGGAAATCAGTCAAGTTCATCAAGAATTAATATTTATTTATGCGTCGTCTCCTGCAAAGACCAAGAGGCCCGACTAGGCTTAGCTTCTGATGTTTCTTTGCTGCTTTATTCTTTCTAACAAGTTAACTGTTAGCTTGTTTTTACATACCCTTGAGCTATGTTCTGATCTTCTATAAATCATTAAAACGCAGGTTCGTCTTCCTTTTCGTCAAAAAAAGTTATGTAATGTCATAAAATTTTCTTGTTTCTCGGCTTCGACCCAACTTATCATGGACTCCTACAAACTTTGACATTGTAGACATAGCTCATAATTAATGTTATTTTACATgtttttttcgatatgggagcatagccccggcctctgcatcaatcgatgcacacagacATGTCATttattaaaaaatgttcacaacGTATACTTATTACAATCATGCAGTATCCAAGGTCGCGACAAGGACCAGCCAAACAAAGATGAAAAGAATACAAAGACTATCCATCTTCAATTCTTCTAATATGCCGtcatccagtagcctggaaataacaATCCCGTGTGACCGTCAATAGATggttgcatccagtagccatagtaTCCCGCTGCTCCTCCGGAAGTAGATATGCCCATAGCTGTAtccaatgcgccgcacgaagaataacctgcaaaaaattggttcCCTTCTGTTTATTAAACACAATATCATTTCTACTAGTCCATATCGACCAGCAAATGGCAGAAACACCAATACGTATatgttttttatctttcttattcactccattcaaccaattaccgaaCATATTAGTAACGTTGGATGGAGGAGGAATATTATAAGAGAAGAAAACCATCCTCCAAATTAGTTTTGCGAACGGACATGAGATGAACAAGTTATTTTACATGTATATTCTCCATAGGTGTAGCTCATGGACAAACAGAGCTGGTTTTTTGTGTTACGTATTTGTGGTGTGTGTAATTGTCGTCGACCTGGTGAGGTGAGATGAGGTGTTGTTGAACATTTGAATTTTTGTTTTAAATATTTATAGATTTGTAATACGAATATTTCTTACCGAACAAAAATATACAAGTTACTTGAGCAACAAAAAACAGGTGGGGGAGGGGGGGCTCCCTGCCCCACCCAACAAAAAAAGGCTTGACTAATCAGGAGAAATAAGGCTTCCACACATTAGTGTATCTCCTCCACAAATGAGCTGAAAGGAAAGAACGGAAGCAGCAGCAACCTTCCATTTTCGTAGAAAGAAAAGAACAAGCAGTCACATATTGATAATTTTGCTTGAGCATAAAAACTAGAGTTAGCCAACAGCTTCTTGTTGAGTTTTTGAATCCAGATTTACCTATTGATATTGATCTCTCCCCAATCCCGTGCCTCTGTCTTAGTGTGATCGTGTGTGATTAGCAAAAGATAGGGACTAAGGATTTCAGGGGTGGGGTGGGGCGAGGGAGGTGAGGCAACAGATGAGGAACTCCGTGAGTGATTCGATCGAGGGAAAGAAAACGTCAATCGGGATCAAGGGAAATCAATGTGGCGTTTCGTGGATGCCTATCCATGTTTTGTGATacatcaaaacatgtgcattttcTCTTCTACTATGCCATAGCATATATAGCTCAAGTATAGCTCAAGTATGATCACATGGCTGCTAGATATGTGAGACTGAGGTTTGCTCCTCCGTCGATAGAGAAATACGCTTTGGGTCCACTTGTTATTTACGATGTCCATTATCGTGTGGCCAAGTGTGCTAAGCTGTTAGCCTACGGAGAGCAGGATCACTAGCCTATTGAGTGTCAATAGTAAAGAAAACGGTACAAGTTATGTAAGCAGCAAAACATGTGTAGGGAGCCCCCTAACTCAGCTCATATCCCTAAGATGTTAAACTTAATTTGGTCCTCAAATATCCAACAATCTATTAATCGTATGTGCGGTAGTACCACCATGGTTTAGACTATGTGTAGGTGGTTATTTGACGTGCATATGGTGCGTGGAATCAtatgaaaaacataaaaatatttaTGAAACACAAACTAGAAAAAGGGAATATATAATAGTAAGAAAAACCAAGATAGGTAGTTTGTGAAGTAGTTGGGACATGAGGATGGGGcggttgcccccccccccccccccacccacccacacgcacacgcacacgcaTCGGCGCCGCCAGGGGTATGCACATgtattcagctgaatacccaAGATTTTGTGCAAAAAAATAGATTTACACATGTATTACAGGCCAGCCCTCGTGTGCGGACGCACGCACAACTCGTCGTCATCCTCTCATCCCTAGCGAGCAAGCGATCTCGGTTACCCGGCTGGGGGAATCGGACCGGCCGAGCGGAGCAGCGACCGCGACGACAACGCCCTGAATGGAGCGGCTATGTATTCTTGACTTCTTCCTAGCAGGTTAGCACTCTAGTAGAGCAGCAGATCAAATCTGATTTGATCCCCCTAGAATGGATGCGATGCAAGCTTCTAGTTTTCTGAATTTCTCCCTTGCTTTTCTCTAACGTAGATGAAGAAGAATAGTGCTAATTTTCTGGATTTCCCGCTCCGGTTCTGCCTTGTTCTGAATTTCTCTTGTTTTATTTGCTGCTTATGATCAAAGAAAGTTGACTagctaagagcaggtctaacagaccccgtaaaaggccCAACCCCATAAAATATATACGGGGTAGGCCTCTACCCGGccctctagcagaccccgtaaaacaggcGCGCTGAATTTTCAGAAATCGCAACTGCTTCCGCGCGACGGCTGTTGGCGCTCGTCGGTGCCTCCGGCGTGGCGGCGGCTCGGTTCGCCGGTGAACTCGCGCCGTGGGTGCCAGCGGCGGGTTGGTCGGCTTGAGGACGACCTGCAGGTGGGGTTGGGGAGGCGGACGAGGTGCAGCAGCGGCCAaggctggcgcggccgtggcgggcggcggcgcggccggccgtggcggcggcgcggccggccatggcgggcggcggcctgcgccggccggagcgggcgcggccaaggctggcgcggccgtggcgggcggcgcgcggccggccgtggcgggcggcggcgcggccggccgtggcgggcggcggccgaaGCTCACGCGCGGCCGTGGCCGGCGGGGACGGGCGGCCGTgggccgtcggcggcggcggcgggggccggccggcggccggcgggcagGTGCGGCGGCGGGGGGCGGCCGGGCAGGGGCTAGGCAGGGGCTGgctagaggaggaagatggaGTGGAGGAAGAGGATTTTTTTAATTTGGCATATTTTCGGAATATTCCCTTTTACGGTTTAgtcatacggggtctgctagctcggatgatttttcggccggtgaaaactgaatACAGGgctctctactcgcgttttaaggggtgaaaaaatacggggcctgttagacatgctctaagcttGGTACAAAGTTATATGCTACTGATTTTGCAATTTCTTTTTGCAATGAATACCTAGCATGTAAGTCCTGGCGCCGCCACTGCACACACGCACAACTTACTCTTGAAATTCTAGGTTATCAAATTAAAAAAGTACAAAATTGGATGACATATATGTGTGCCTATGGAATAACATACCATAAGATCTTCGAAACATCCATCACCCTAGCTTACATTAAAAATGCACAGTTGACTTGAGTTGCCTACATGCTAAGAAAACATAATGCAGTATATGTAGTCCATTCCTTATGGGCCACTCCATACATTATAAACGACTATGTTATAAATAAATGAATTGCAAAAGGTAGTACTAATATATCAGAGAAAACAACTATATGAAAGCCTAGAAGAAGACATGATATACTAATTTACAAATAACCACTAAAATGGGCACACATTTTTAACTACTAAAGCTTAGAAATCAGGTAATGCATCGTATAGAGATTCTCATTCACACGAAATTAACTAAAATAGTTCCACAAAGAGAAGGACTAAAACACTTGTAAAAAGGACTAGAACTAAGTTTCAACCAGTAGGCATGTAGGATTTTAAAAAATCAGTTGCAAACGAAGAAGAAAGCATTTGCAAGCAAGGCTCAAGTGGGCTTCGTTGAACTAATCGTGCAAATCACATTGAAAAATTCAGCTGCAAACAAAACCTGTAAAAGAATGGAAAATCAATATAAGGGGGTGAAATGAACACTTGAATTTCCATCAGATTAGTATTCAGTAGCATTCTTCTACATGAAAAGAAACTGGTAGAATATGCATATATTAATGGCCGAATCTGCATTGGCAAATCTCAGAGAGGAGTGGATCGTGCGGGTGAGAAATTCGGCCGTTGGGAAAAAGTTGACCGTTGAATAGGCAATGTGTTTTTTTCATGTATCTATGCATCGTGAGTTCGTCAGTTCGTGACACAGAGTTTTCTTTGTTCtctataagaagaagaagaaaactcgtttcttgcaaaagaagaaaaaaaactgcGCTTCCTTTAGCCAATGGCCCAGCTTGTCGTGGACTGGTCTTTGTACACAGATGGAGCAGCCCGTGTCCGCAAATAGCCTCCAGGCTCTCGGAGACTTAACCAGCCTGGCCCGCGCGCTTACCTGGGCCGTCCAGGCGTTTGCAATTTGCAACGGGGAGCCGGCCGTACTCGTGCCCGTGCGCAGTCGACACGTCAAGAAAAACTTTGGAAGCAACGCTCTAGGCGGGCGTGCCAACCCGGAGTCTCTCGTCCAATGCGACGAACTCATCATTGATGAGCACTAGCATCGATCCACGGACGGTGGAAATTCGACAAAAATAACCCTTGGGCGAAAGGAATGGCAAAAATGCACCATCGGCGAAGCTATTTCGCAGAACTAACCCTCGCGTGCCGCGCCTGCAACCACGGCGTTGCAGTCCTCCGTGCCACGCCCTCCGGCTCGGCGCGGCAGGCGTGCCAGCGTGGCCTGGCGGGCCCCGGTGCGCGGTAGTGCAACACCCCAGGCGAGGGCGCGGCACGTATACGTGCAACGCCGGCGCCGGTGGCGCGGCACTGGCGCACGCATAAGGCCGCCCAGGACCGCCCGACCCGGCCACTTCGTCCCTTTTCTGGTTGAGAGGAGTGGCGGCGGCTGCTAGGGTTTTCTCTCCCCCTCTTCTAATCCCCACCCAAACTTCACAGATCTGAGCCATTTCTCCGTGGATTTCGAACCCTCCAAGTTTCTAGAGGTGCTCTCCCTCATTTCTCTTGTTTTTGACCTATTGGattcttgtttttgttgttgCACATGCCGCAATCTTGGAATCCCTAGA contains the following coding sequences:
- the LOC124680813 gene encoding hexokinase-8-like isoform X1; translated protein: MAEQVVADLRERCATPASLLRDVATEMADEMRAGLEKEGGSRVKMLLSYVDKLPTGREEGLFYGLDLGGTNFRVLKVQLGGNDQRIANRESRAVAIPPHLMSGSSSELFGFIASELAKFVADEDKGNSFSTGKKRELGFTFSFPVRQHSIASGTLVKWTKAFCIEDAVGEDVAVKLQTAMEKKGVDIHVAALINDAVGTLAGARYYDKDVIAGVIFGTGTNAAYVEKANAIPKWEGELPESGDMVINMEWGNFYSCHLPVTEYDQALDKESLNPGEQIYEKLTSGMYLGEIVRRVLLKLSLQSAIFGEIDHTKLKTHFHLRTPHISAMHHDETPDLKIVAQKLEETLGIAGTSLETREMVVKIIDIITRRAARLAAAGLTGILKKLGRDGSIDKRRSVIAIDGGMFEHYAKFSKCLATTLSELVGEELSKSVVVKHADEGPGIGAALIAASHSQYGNVEGNPDVKY
- the LOC124680813 gene encoding hexokinase-8-like isoform X2 encodes the protein MRAGLEKEGGSRVKMLLSYVDKLPTGREEGLFYGLDLGGTNFRVLKVQLGGNDQRIANRESRAVAIPPHLMSGSSSVGEDVAVKLQTAMEKKGVDIHVAALINDAVGTLAGARYYDKDVIAGVIFGTGTNAAYVEKANAIPKWEGELPESGDMVINMEWGNFYSCHLPVTEYDQALDKESLNPGEQIYEKLTSGMYLGEIVRRVLLKLSLQSAIFGEIDHTKLKTHFHLRTPHISAMHHDETPDLKIVAQKLEETLGIAGTSLETREMVVKIIDIITRRAARLAAAGLTGILKKLGRDGSIDKRRSVIAIDGGMFEHYAKFSKCLATTLSELVGEELSKSVVVKHADEGPGIGAALIAASHSQYGNVEGNPDVKY